A window of Fluoribacter dumoffii NY 23 contains these coding sequences:
- the letA gene encoding two-component system response regulator LetA, with product MIKVLIVDDHALVRMGIRRLLEDMSDVEVVADAESGEQALALVKKHSPDVVLLDMKMPGIDGWEVTRRLKKSNPHVKVIAVTAMCSDVLPTRVLQLGAMGYLTKESGAEEMAAAIRKVAKGERYLSAEIAQKMAINSLEEVQGSPFDLLSEREMQVMLMITTGMNVQEISDRLFLSTKTINGYRYRTFEKLGIKNDVELTYLALKHGIIENPIDLASED from the coding sequence TTGATTAAAGTATTAATTGTTGATGACCATGCATTGGTTCGAATGGGGATTCGACGATTACTTGAAGATATGTCGGATGTAGAAGTAGTTGCTGATGCCGAAAGTGGTGAACAAGCTTTGGCACTGGTAAAAAAACATTCTCCCGACGTGGTCCTTTTAGATATGAAAATGCCTGGAATTGATGGCTGGGAAGTAACACGTCGTCTAAAAAAATCAAATCCGCATGTTAAAGTAATTGCTGTAACCGCAATGTGTTCTGATGTGTTGCCTACACGTGTCCTGCAATTGGGAGCTATGGGTTATCTGACCAAAGAATCAGGTGCCGAAGAAATGGCGGCTGCGATTCGTAAAGTTGCCAAAGGGGAGAGGTATCTCAGTGCTGAGATTGCTCAGAAAATGGCGATTAATAGTCTGGAAGAAGTACAAGGTTCGCCTTTTGATTTATTATCTGAACGTGAGATGCAAGTGATGTTGATGATTACTACTGGCATGAATGTTCAGGAAATTAGCGACCGTCTTTTCCTGAGTACGAAAACAATTAATGGCTATCGTTACCGCACCTTTGAAAAATTAGGTATTAAAAATGATGTCGAGCTTACCTATTTGGCTTTGAAGCATGGAATTATAGAAAATCCTATCGATTTGGCATCAGAAGATTAA
- a CDS encoding competence/damage-inducible protein A: MTVGILATGDELVHGDTLNTNGRDIAHTLSSEALPLGFHVSCSDKEDDIINCLDFLTQKHDIIIITGGLGPTTDDLTRFALSRFTGQALVEHPLALEHIKQRLSNAKLVLNQGNIQQCLFPKQAQLLPNPFGSALGCFYPWNDKKFFLLPGPPRECLPMFHHYVLPILQQTAHSQKQILKWRIFGLAESEIAQKLEDALQDVDCQTGYRWESPYIEFKVRCIPTLVDKVKAIVDPLLQPHIISGVDKKASENLRELISRIGVPITIIDEATGGLLQLLLSKPDVYSLLDFSGLHPHKLFFHIRGLKEYWQQQPTGGTTQIMIKYRNHDQDGGETHNLPYRTAAVIEHAAEWLCFRLFHLINQLH, encoded by the coding sequence ATGACAGTTGGCATATTGGCAACCGGTGATGAACTGGTTCATGGTGATACCCTAAACACTAACGGCCGCGATATTGCTCACACACTGAGTTCTGAAGCCCTGCCTTTAGGATTTCATGTGTCTTGTAGCGACAAGGAAGATGATATTATCAACTGCCTTGACTTTCTAACCCAGAAGCATGACATCATCATTATTACTGGGGGGCTTGGGCCAACCACAGATGATCTTACCCGCTTTGCCTTGTCTCGATTTACAGGCCAGGCATTGGTAGAACACCCACTCGCCCTGGAACATATTAAACAACGACTGAGTAATGCAAAACTCGTCCTTAATCAGGGAAACATTCAACAATGTCTATTTCCAAAGCAGGCTCAGCTTTTGCCCAATCCTTTCGGCAGTGCTTTGGGGTGTTTCTATCCGTGGAATGATAAAAAATTCTTTTTGTTACCCGGACCACCACGAGAATGCTTGCCTATGTTTCATCATTATGTATTACCTATTTTGCAGCAAACAGCCCACAGTCAGAAACAAATACTGAAATGGCGAATTTTTGGTTTGGCTGAAAGTGAAATAGCTCAAAAACTGGAAGATGCACTGCAAGATGTAGATTGTCAAACCGGTTATCGCTGGGAATCCCCTTATATTGAATTTAAAGTCCGGTGCATCCCTACTCTTGTTGATAAAGTAAAAGCTATTGTTGACCCTCTCTTACAGCCGCATATTATTAGTGGGGTCGATAAAAAAGCTTCTGAAAATTTACGTGAATTAATTAGCCGCATTGGAGTGCCGATTACTATTATCGATGAAGCTACAGGCGGATTATTACAATTATTGCTCTCCAAACCCGATGTTTATTCTCTACTGGATTTTAGCGGTTTGCATCCCCACAAACTGTTTTTTCATATCCGCGGGTTAAAGGAATATTGGCAGCAGCAACCAACGGGAGGGACCACACAAATAATGATTAAGTACCGCAATCACGATCAGGATGGCGGGGAAACCCATAATCTCCCCTATCGTACTGCTGCAGTAATCGAGCATGCTGCGGAGTGGTTATGCTTCAGACTCTTTCATCTCATCAATCAGCTGCATTAG
- a CDS encoding L,D-transpeptidase: MYKLLSTALMMLMVSIAHAAFYGTGLCGYPQYDCIKVEPGQSWTTLFPDEKQRDIVQRVNRTYNPLWAGKIIAVPKNLPYLTVFDVSPFPLKIANEHQKQIVVDQDKLAFGAYDAEGNLVLWGPISSGRDRCSDSNRSCRTLTGIYRVFSKENEKCVSDVFPIGKGGAKMPFCMFFHKGFALHGSDDIPGVRASHGCVRMFVQDAKWLNQQFVELSSERNNFMGTTIIVRPINDSE, translated from the coding sequence ATGTATAAATTACTTTCAACTGCATTAATGATGCTTATGGTTTCCATTGCGCATGCAGCTTTTTATGGCACTGGATTATGCGGATATCCGCAATACGATTGCATTAAAGTCGAGCCGGGACAAAGTTGGACGACTTTATTTCCGGATGAAAAACAACGGGATATCGTGCAGAGAGTCAATCGCACTTACAATCCCTTATGGGCTGGCAAGATTATTGCTGTTCCAAAAAATCTGCCTTATCTCACTGTTTTTGATGTATCTCCTTTCCCGTTAAAAATTGCCAATGAACACCAGAAACAAATTGTCGTCGATCAGGATAAATTAGCTTTCGGGGCTTATGATGCTGAAGGTAATTTGGTTTTATGGGGGCCTATATCCTCTGGGCGAGACCGCTGTTCCGATTCCAATCGTTCATGTCGCACGCTTACCGGGATTTATCGAGTTTTTAGTAAAGAGAATGAAAAATGCGTTTCGGATGTGTTCCCGATAGGAAAAGGGGGGGCAAAAATGCCTTTCTGCATGTTTTTTCATAAAGGCTTCGCATTGCATGGCTCCGATGATATTCCGGGAGTAAGGGCAAGCCATGGATGCGTCCGAATGTTTGTTCAGGATGCGAAATGGTTAAATCAGCAGTTTGTTGAGTTATCCAGTGAACGCAACAATTTTATGGGAACAACAATAATTGTTCGTCCAATAAATGACAGTGAGTGA
- the phhA gene encoding phenylalanine 4-monooxygenase, translating to MEFSSRYVAHVPDAQGFVNYSEKENSVWSTLFERQIKLLPGRACDEFITGIKTLGITSREIPQIPDLNERLKAETGWQVSAVAALISAREFFELLATKHFPVATFIRNEEELNYVKEPDIFHEVFGHCPMLTDKVYAEFVYDYARKVLTFPESDWPLLQRMFWFTVEFGLIKNANGLRAYGGGILSSISETVYSVESDIPIRIVFEPIAAFRMPYRIDMLQPVYFVINDYQVLYDFVLSDINKLLARTRELGEFPPFFKVDANNPNIHIRAC from the coding sequence ATGGAATTTTCAAGCCGTTATGTAGCGCACGTTCCTGACGCTCAAGGCTTTGTTAATTATTCTGAAAAAGAAAATTCTGTGTGGAGTACTTTATTTGAAAGACAAATAAAATTATTACCAGGAAGAGCTTGTGATGAATTTATAACAGGGATAAAAACTCTAGGCATTACTTCAAGGGAAATCCCGCAAATTCCCGACCTGAATGAACGGCTTAAAGCAGAAACTGGATGGCAAGTGTCTGCAGTTGCTGCATTAATTTCTGCTCGCGAATTTTTTGAATTATTGGCAACAAAGCATTTTCCGGTAGCTACCTTTATTCGTAATGAAGAAGAATTAAATTATGTCAAAGAGCCTGATATTTTTCATGAGGTTTTTGGCCATTGTCCCATGCTAACCGACAAGGTCTACGCGGAATTTGTTTACGATTATGCCCGGAAGGTTCTAACCTTCCCTGAGTCTGACTGGCCCTTACTGCAACGGATGTTTTGGTTTACTGTAGAGTTCGGTTTAATTAAAAACGCCAATGGTTTGCGCGCTTATGGTGGGGGAATATTATCTTCGATTAGCGAAACAGTATACAGCGTTGAAAGCGATATCCCAATCCGAATAGTTTTTGAACCAATAGCAGCATTCCGTATGCCTTATCGTATCGATATGCTGCAACCGGTTTATTTCGTAATCAATGATTATCAGGTTTTATACGATTTTGTTTTATCGGATATAAATAAACTGTTGGCCCGAACCCGCGAATTAGGAGAGTTTCCCCCATTTTTTAAAGTGGATGCGAATAACCCTAACATCCATATTCGAGCCTGTTAA
- a CDS encoding SEL1-like repeat protein — translation MKSLVPWVCLLVASASQHVFADDFSAYRLGNYNKSIEPLMNQSGKSAVADYYLGRIYLYGYGQLKNNQLAIRYFTQSAQKGYLPAIQLIARYTLLHDKDPQQAFAWFKKAADAGDVDAQMFTAAAYKYGVGVKRNADAATRYYINAAKNGNSIAQFTLAENFIDSRNASNRKLGLIWLNKSVANGNPQAITRLGELYLEGKLVEKDERKAEELLKKAAEQGFAPAMVGLGELALEQNQKDQALKWFNQAANQHNDEAYLDLAHIYLQPKSPVYDPKTAFMWTLKAAQNGSPQGKRELAAMYQKGIGVEADPNLAQQWINLANQDENAKNQEASLAQAALWLSNGTTDKLEQTDFQMKGILSAWNNPAVLGDSAYNQAPQLKNIMRQTIFKPQFELVQPNDVPITSYYDAILNKTPGFQANQWTYPLYPLDYQLSALERATTPIYAQINLPVPYIDANYYDYDDYSQANVMDLWTQGWQAQLNYMSMFNQLYFRAILGDAQSQFQIGQMFQYGIGVAQSDSSAIIFYQNAAQQQHLGAEYNLGILYLQHAKNKQDYQLALNDLTDAAFKGNKKSQYVLARILSQGITGPDGTVYIQPNQEQALSMLYLAAANNYGPAEYELADSLARQNDSGLSINVRQHKIAMIRQLYQGAADRGVAQALLPLAFYNAMDQDKQRQAQAFSVAKEQASNGDENAALLLGLLYDRGVGVNADRGQAITWYQKAGQNAVSDFILGTYTAEGKGIAKDTAKGIEQLQQSVDDRFSYADFNMAVLQKQTGQDFLANLINSYKLGNSHAGIVLADYYLAENSDPEKMQEAKQIYTGLAERGDQNAQLKLAFMLEKGLGSEPNLAEAQRWYTASAEQGNPLAQYLLGQFYQLGENGEPDYSLAKTWYEKAAAALPEASVALGFIDETVNDNYVQALKAYQQAAAKGDALGVYNLALMYLYGKGTPVNYPKARDLFVEAATHQVHEAMNQLGTIYFNGLGQARDTQQALVWYKKAASLGNSNALYQLGLLSETGIITKIDFKEALNYYQQSADQGNEKAMLALARMYHYGLGVEKNPKMAASFYEKLAARQNAYAQYQLGTYYLEGTAGERSIAKGKQLLQQASDNGSLQARQVLQRLEARTQARVSFIEPVLMNQAPVVKGQTADFMYLDALNEWNQGDEILSRMILQRLVTQYPNFVPAKRTFEQLNQSRIVSIYS, via the coding sequence ATGAAATCGCTAGTACCTTGGGTATGTTTACTTGTCGCATCAGCCAGTCAACACGTTTTTGCTGATGATTTCAGTGCCTATCGATTGGGGAATTATAACAAATCCATAGAGCCTTTAATGAATCAGTCGGGAAAGAGTGCGGTTGCTGATTACTACTTAGGGCGAATTTACCTTTATGGGTATGGTCAACTCAAGAACAATCAATTGGCAATACGTTATTTCACTCAATCGGCACAAAAAGGATATCTCCCTGCCATCCAACTTATAGCCAGATATACTCTTTTGCATGATAAGGATCCGCAACAGGCTTTTGCATGGTTTAAAAAAGCAGCAGATGCTGGGGATGTGGATGCACAAATGTTTACTGCAGCGGCATACAAATATGGGGTTGGTGTGAAGCGAAATGCAGATGCAGCGACCCGTTATTACATTAATGCGGCAAAAAATGGGAATTCAATTGCACAATTTACCCTTGCGGAAAACTTTATTGACAGCCGAAACGCCTCCAATCGCAAATTGGGCCTTATTTGGCTTAACAAATCTGTCGCCAACGGTAACCCGCAAGCAATTACCCGCCTGGGAGAACTTTATCTGGAAGGGAAGCTGGTTGAAAAAGATGAAAGGAAAGCTGAAGAATTATTAAAAAAGGCAGCTGAACAAGGTTTTGCTCCTGCTATGGTTGGTCTCGGTGAATTGGCATTGGAGCAAAATCAAAAAGATCAAGCTTTGAAATGGTTTAACCAGGCCGCAAACCAACATAACGACGAGGCTTATCTGGATTTGGCGCATATTTATTTACAACCCAAGAGTCCGGTTTATGATCCAAAAACAGCGTTTATGTGGACCTTAAAAGCCGCTCAGAATGGTTCGCCACAAGGGAAACGCGAGTTAGCTGCAATGTATCAAAAAGGAATAGGTGTAGAGGCAGATCCCAATTTGGCTCAACAATGGATTAACCTGGCAAATCAGGATGAAAACGCAAAAAATCAGGAGGCTTCCCTGGCCCAGGCGGCACTTTGGTTAAGTAATGGAACTACGGATAAACTGGAACAAACAGATTTTCAGATGAAGGGGATATTAAGTGCCTGGAATAATCCTGCGGTATTGGGGGATTCTGCTTACAATCAAGCACCTCAGTTGAAAAATATAATGCGTCAGACTATTTTTAAACCCCAATTTGAATTGGTGCAACCTAATGATGTTCCTATCACAAGCTATTATGACGCAATATTGAACAAAACCCCAGGGTTCCAGGCGAATCAATGGACCTATCCTCTTTATCCTTTAGATTATCAATTATCGGCTTTAGAAAGAGCAACTACTCCGATATATGCTCAAATAAATTTACCTGTACCTTATATCGATGCGAATTATTATGATTATGATGATTATTCACAAGCTAATGTCATGGACTTATGGACTCAGGGCTGGCAAGCACAGCTTAATTATATGTCTATGTTTAATCAATTGTATTTTCGGGCGATATTAGGTGATGCCCAATCTCAATTTCAAATAGGGCAAATGTTCCAATATGGCATCGGCGTGGCGCAAAGTGATTCTTCGGCAATTATTTTTTATCAAAATGCCGCACAACAGCAGCATTTAGGAGCTGAGTACAACCTGGGGATTTTATACTTGCAACATGCCAAAAATAAACAGGATTATCAGCTTGCCTTAAATGATTTAACTGACGCAGCATTTAAAGGAAATAAAAAATCCCAATATGTTTTGGCCAGAATTCTTTCGCAAGGTATCACAGGCCCGGACGGTACGGTATATATTCAACCCAACCAAGAACAAGCCCTGTCGATGTTGTATCTGGCTGCGGCCAATAATTATGGCCCGGCTGAATATGAGTTGGCAGACAGTTTAGCTCGCCAAAATGATAGTGGCTTAAGTATTAATGTGAGACAACATAAAATAGCCATGATTCGGCAATTGTATCAAGGTGCAGCAGATAGAGGGGTTGCCCAGGCATTGTTACCGCTCGCATTTTATAATGCTATGGATCAGGATAAACAAAGACAAGCCCAAGCATTTTCAGTCGCCAAGGAACAGGCGTCTAACGGTGATGAAAATGCAGCTTTGTTGCTCGGTCTTCTCTATGATCGAGGGGTTGGTGTGAATGCTGATCGTGGGCAGGCAATTACCTGGTATCAGAAAGCAGGGCAAAATGCTGTGAGTGATTTTATCCTGGGAACTTATACTGCTGAAGGAAAAGGAATTGCCAAGGACACGGCAAAAGGAATAGAACAATTACAACAATCCGTAGATGATAGATTCTCTTATGCTGATTTCAATATGGCAGTGCTACAAAAACAAACCGGACAAGACTTCTTAGCTAATTTAATTAATTCTTATAAATTAGGGAACAGTCATGCAGGCATAGTTTTAGCTGACTATTACCTGGCAGAAAATTCTGATCCGGAAAAAATGCAGGAGGCCAAACAAATTTATACGGGTTTGGCTGAGAGGGGGGATCAGAATGCCCAGTTAAAATTGGCTTTTATGCTGGAAAAAGGCTTGGGGTCTGAGCCGAATCTTGCCGAGGCGCAACGGTGGTATACTGCTTCTGCAGAACAAGGTAACCCTCTTGCACAGTATTTATTAGGACAGTTTTATCAATTAGGCGAGAACGGAGAGCCTGATTATAGCTTGGCTAAAACCTGGTATGAGAAAGCAGCTGCCGCGCTTCCTGAGGCTTCTGTTGCTTTAGGCTTTATAGATGAAACTGTTAATGATAATTATGTGCAGGCATTAAAAGCATATCAACAGGCAGCCGCAAAAGGGGATGCATTAGGGGTATATAACCTCGCGCTCATGTATTTATACGGAAAAGGTACACCAGTTAATTATCCTAAAGCCAGAGATTTATTTGTTGAAGCTGCGACCCATCAGGTTCATGAGGCAATGAATCAACTGGGAACAATTTATTTCAATGGATTAGGACAAGCCAGAGATACACAGCAGGCCTTAGTATGGTATAAAAAAGCAGCATCTTTAGGCAATTCGAATGCGCTTTATCAGTTAGGTTTACTGTCTGAAACGGGCATCATTACCAAAATTGATTTCAAAGAAGCTCTCAATTATTACCAACAATCCGCAGATCAAGGTAATGAAAAGGCAATGCTGGCATTGGCAAGAATGTACCATTACGGTTTAGGCGTCGAGAAAAATCCCAAGATGGCTGCAAGTTTTTATGAAAAATTGGCTGCCCGTCAAAATGCCTATGCCCAATATCAGTTGGGAACCTACTATCTGGAAGGAACTGCAGGTGAGCGTTCAATTGCCAAAGGCAAACAGTTATTACAGCAAGCAAGTGATAATGGAAGCCTGCAGGCACGTCAAGTCTTACAAAGATTGGAAGCACGAACTCAGGCGCGCGTCAGTTTCATTGAACCTGTATTGATGAATCAAGCGCCGGTGGTCAAAGGACAAACTGCTGATTTTATGTATCTGGATGCATTAAATGAATGGAATCAAGGGGATGAAATTTTATCTCGTATGATTTTACAGCGTCTGGTTACTCAATATCCCAATTTTGTGCCAGCTAAACGGACTTTTGAGCAACTGAATCAATCACGAATAGTTAGTATTTATAGTTAG
- the uvrC gene encoding excinuclease ABC subunit UvrC codes for MNISTELASFLTKLPNEPGVYRMLDETGNLLYVGKASNLKKRVTSYFNKQNTGIKTRSLVSQIASIKISVTRSETEALLLESNLIKTLKPKYNVLLRDDKSYPYIHICNHPEFPRIESYRSKKKPLSGDFFGPYPSSAAVKETIVTIQKVFKLRNCRDSYFNARSRPCLQYQIKRCTAPCVNYITPENYKRSVQDAMRFLQGKSQQILDELAKRIDKAVSELNFEEAALLRDQIKSLRLVQEQQGVLQLRGDADAIAIEVNPGFACVQCVTIREGQVLASHSYFPSVPQKGLEDELDLEDLWQQTFDAFVGFYYLDSPEKIPALIITNHELVDHQSLEEILSEQRGKMCKIQVNPRGIKSRWMDFSLNNLRVSVAEYVTKHSTMRSRFQELEHFLGLKKPIERMECFDISHTQGEATVASCVVFDQEGPSTGEYRRFNIEGITPGDDYAAMEQSITRRFKRLIEIQSLPDLLIIDGGKGQVAVAQKVLERLGISTVTLLGVAKGPSRKAGWEKLILIHEARELTLPDDSKALHLLQHIRDEAHRFAITAHRKKRQKRRLDSTLEDIEGVGAKRRQALLHRFGGIRELAKAPIEEIAKVPGISEQLAKRIFQFFHGENR; via the coding sequence ATGAATATTTCTACTGAATTAGCCTCATTCCTCACCAAGTTACCTAATGAACCCGGCGTTTATCGTATGTTGGATGAAACAGGTAATCTCCTGTATGTAGGCAAAGCTTCCAATCTAAAAAAAAGAGTTACGAGCTATTTTAATAAACAAAATACCGGCATAAAAACACGGTCACTGGTAAGTCAAATTGCTTCTATAAAAATCTCTGTGACCCGCAGTGAAACAGAGGCTTTATTACTGGAAAGCAATCTGATTAAAACATTAAAACCCAAATACAATGTTTTATTGCGCGATGATAAATCTTATCCTTACATTCATATTTGCAATCATCCGGAATTTCCCCGCATAGAAAGCTATCGTTCCAAAAAAAAACCTCTTTCAGGCGATTTTTTTGGACCCTATCCAAGTAGTGCTGCGGTAAAGGAAACCATTGTAACCATTCAAAAGGTCTTTAAACTACGTAATTGTAGAGACAGCTATTTTAATGCTCGTTCAAGACCCTGTTTACAATATCAAATCAAACGTTGTACCGCTCCGTGTGTCAATTACATAACTCCGGAAAATTACAAGCGTTCTGTACAAGATGCCATGCGATTCTTGCAAGGAAAGTCTCAACAGATTCTCGATGAATTGGCCAAGCGCATAGACAAAGCTGTAAGTGAATTGAATTTTGAGGAAGCAGCACTTTTGCGGGACCAGATTAAAAGTTTGCGCTTGGTACAAGAGCAACAAGGTGTTTTACAGTTACGTGGGGACGCAGATGCGATTGCTATTGAAGTAAATCCTGGTTTTGCGTGCGTTCAGTGTGTAACCATACGTGAAGGACAAGTATTGGCAAGCCATAGTTATTTTCCTTCAGTACCGCAAAAAGGGTTGGAGGATGAACTCGACCTGGAGGATTTGTGGCAACAAACTTTTGATGCTTTTGTCGGGTTTTATTATTTGGATAGTCCGGAGAAAATTCCTGCCTTAATCATTACCAACCATGAATTGGTGGATCACCAATCATTGGAGGAAATATTATCCGAACAACGCGGGAAGATGTGTAAAATTCAGGTAAATCCTCGGGGCATAAAATCGCGTTGGATGGATTTTTCCCTCAATAACCTAAGGGTTTCGGTAGCCGAATATGTTACAAAACACTCGACAATGAGATCACGATTCCAGGAACTGGAACATTTTCTCGGATTGAAAAAACCCATTGAACGAATGGAGTGCTTTGATATCAGCCATACCCAGGGTGAGGCTACAGTGGCATCTTGTGTCGTTTTTGATCAGGAAGGACCGTCCACTGGCGAATACCGTCGATTTAACATTGAAGGTATCACACCTGGAGATGATTACGCGGCTATGGAACAGTCAATTACCCGTCGTTTTAAACGCCTGATAGAAATTCAATCCTTGCCTGATCTGTTAATTATTGACGGAGGCAAGGGACAGGTAGCTGTGGCTCAGAAAGTTCTAGAGCGGCTTGGGATTTCAACAGTGACTTTGTTGGGCGTTGCCAAAGGACCCTCACGAAAAGCGGGATGGGAAAAGTTGATTTTAATTCATGAAGCACGTGAATTGACTTTACCTGACGACTCCAAGGCGTTGCATCTGCTCCAGCATATTCGGGATGAAGCACACCGATTTGCCATTACCGCCCATCGTAAAAAAAGACAAAAAAGGCGACTGGATTCTACGCTTGAGGATATTGAAGGGGTTGGAGCAAAACGCAGGCAAGCTTTGCTGCATCGTTTTGGAGGAATTCGAGAGCTTGCTAAAGCTCCCATAGAAGAAATTGCCAAAGTACCAGGCATCAGCGAACAATTGGCAAAGCGCATTTTTCAATTTTTTCATGGTGAAAACCGGTAA